A section of the Candidatus Omnitrophota bacterium genome encodes:
- a CDS encoding SPOR domain-containing protein: MKTFFCLFISYFLILTTCLFAQDFEEAQVSFLKGEYRQSIEKLEGILAKEVDRPSSARLYYLLGLSYLKAEIYLKAGDCFDIIVNEYRNSHLVGLALIKLIDIKFLKGDYIRALNSTGELSARFVRSEFESPLLLRQYLLNLKLGNWKEANSILTRIRESFPVSPAMKTILDGNLAVDFFSVQVGSFKNRRNATNLSRLLNSKGFDSFVLKNADSFFRVRVGRLATLEAAQALEKDLIKQGFITKIYP; the protein is encoded by the coding sequence ATGAAAACATTTTTTTGTCTATTTATTAGTTATTTTCTGATTCTTACTACTTGTTTATTTGCTCAGGATTTCGAAGAGGCGCAAGTGAGTTTTTTAAAAGGCGAATATAGACAGAGTATCGAAAAACTGGAGGGGATTCTTGCTAAAGAGGTAGATAGGCCTTCATCGGCAAGGCTTTATTATCTTTTAGGTTTAAGCTATTTAAAAGCAGAAATATACCTAAAGGCAGGCGACTGCTTTGATATTATTGTAAATGAATATAGGAATTCACACTTAGTAGGCCTGGCTTTAATTAAACTTATTGATATTAAGTTTCTTAAAGGTGATTATATAAGGGCTTTAAATAGCACTGGAGAGCTCTCAGCTAGATTTGTTAGAAGTGAGTTTGAAAGCCCATTACTTCTGCGTCAGTATCTTTTGAATTTAAAATTAGGAAACTGGAAAGAGGCAAATTCCATTTTAACCCGAATTAGAGAATCATTTCCTGTCAGTCCTGCGATGAAAACAATATTAGATGGAAATCTAGCAGTAGATTTTTTCAGCGTCCAGGTTGGTTCTTTTAAGAACAGAAGAAATGCCACGAATCTTTCTCGCCTGCTTAATAGTAAGGGCTTTGATAGTTTTGTCTTAAAAAACGCTGATTCTTTCTTCCGCGTTAGGGTTGGAAGGCTCGCAACGCTTGAAGCAGCGCAGGCATTGGAGAAGGACTTAATCAAGCAAGGGTTTATTACAAAGATATACCCCTAA
- the miaA gene encoding tRNA (adenosine(37)-N6)-dimethylallyltransferase MiaA, producing MLKEIKNKIVFILGPTAVGKSRIAFELAKRIKSEIISADSMQVYRQVPILTSYPPPIMLKNIPHHLISILGLSKEYNVAKFIKDAKSAINKISRAKKIPLVVGGSGLYIQGLLDGIFSGPGEDRALRRRLEKQAERFGNNHVYEKLRQLDPETADSIHPNNLRRIIRALEVCIKSGKKMSEVKKKKIGIFNDYDVLLVGLKRERSQLYQRIDNRVEAMFRQGAVSEAERALKHRLSKTALGIIGIKEIARFLAKEYNRDEAKRLIKRNSRHFAKRQMSWFKRDKRIKWIMIKEGDADKDIVQKILSYI from the coding sequence TTGTTAAAAGAGATAAAAAATAAGATTGTCTTCATTCTCGGTCCTACCGCAGTCGGCAAGAGCAGAATCGCCTTTGAGCTTGCAAAAAGAATCAAGTCAGAAATAATCTCGGCTGATTCAATGCAGGTCTATAGGCAAGTACCTATTCTGACTTCCTATCCACCACCTATAATGTTAAAAAATATTCCACATCATTTGATATCGATTCTAGGGTTAAGCAAAGAATATAATGTAGCTAAGTTTATAAAAGATGCAAAAAGCGCAATAAATAAAATAAGCAGAGCTAAAAAGATTCCTTTGGTGGTTGGTGGTAGTGGTCTGTATATACAGGGGCTTTTGGATGGTATCTTTTCCGGTCCGGGTGAAGATAGGGCCTTAAGAAGACGATTAGAGAAACAAGCTGAAAGATTCGGCAATAACCATGTCTATGAAAAGTTAAGGCAACTTGATCCTGAAACCGCTGATAGCATTCATCCTAATAACCTAAGGCGAATCATTAGAGCGCTTGAGGTATGTATTAAAAGCGGTAAAAAGATGTCAGAGGTCAAAAAAAAGAAAATTGGTATTTTTAATGATTATGATGTGTTGTTAGTAGGCCTAAAACGTGAGCGTAGTCAGCTATATCAGCGTATTGATAATAGGGTTGAGGCTATGTTTAGACAAGGCGCAGTTTCAGAAGCAGAGAGGGCACTTAAGCATAGATTGAGCAAAACCGCCTTAGGCATAATTGGGATAAAGGAGATTGCTCGTTTTCTTGCTAAAGAGTATAATAGAGATGAGGCAAAAAGACTTATAAAACGTAATAGTCGCCATTTTGCCAAGCGCCAGATGAGCTGGTTCAAGCGCGATAAGCGCATAAAGTGGATAATGATAAAAGAAGGCGACGCAGATAAGGACATTGTTCAGAAAATCTTAAGCTATATTTAA
- the hflX gene encoding GTPase HflX, translated as MERSLLITVDFKKHSHYNVELAKQELRQLAKTALATSAAEVICQRDKPDPAYFLGKGKVEELAELITENQIDTVIFNNDLSSSQQRNLEERLGVKTIDRTQLILDIFAQHARSQEGSLQIELAQLEYLLPRLTGKGTMLSRLGGGIGTRGPGEKKLEVDRRRIRQRIGKLKKDLQGLRTHRQNLRKKRLKETIPVIALVGYTNSGKSTLINTLTKADQVVRDSLFTTLDPLSRSAKFKNHQKFIFSDTVGFLDRLPHGLIEAFKATLEEVKQAQLLIHVLDISFGQYAERAQAVNRVLDELQVQDKPLITALNKIDRLEDRTWLGRLKRDFKNPVAISAASGEGLEELKDLITAEFSCNLKNMKLSLPLDKMHVVDLIYREGNVEDIRYTQREIEINANLPLNLAEALKGYEKK; from the coding sequence ATGGAGCGTTCCTTATTAATCACCGTTGATTTTAAAAAGCACAGCCACTACAACGTTGAACTGGCAAAGCAGGAGCTGCGTCAGTTAGCCAAGACAGCTTTAGCTACTTCCGCAGCCGAGGTTATTTGTCAGCGCGATAAGCCTGATCCAGCGTATTTTTTAGGCAAGGGTAAGGTTGAGGAGCTGGCAGAGTTAATTACAGAGAATCAAATAGATACAGTAATTTTTAATAACGATCTTTCCAGCTCTCAGCAGAGGAATTTAGAGGAGAGATTAGGGGTAAAGACAATTGATCGTACGCAGCTTATCCTTGATATCTTTGCCCAACATGCCAGGAGTCAGGAAGGTAGTCTTCAGATTGAGCTGGCGCAGTTAGAGTATCTTCTGCCCCGGCTTACAGGTAAGGGCACAATGCTTTCTCGTTTGGGTGGCGGCATTGGGACAAGGGGCCCAGGTGAGAAAAAACTTGAGGTTGACAGAAGAAGGATCCGTCAGCGCATTGGTAAATTAAAGAAGGACTTACAAGGTCTGCGCACGCATCGGCAGAATCTAAGAAAGAAAAGGCTGAAAGAAACAATTCCTGTGATTGCGCTTGTAGGCTATACCAATTCTGGGAAATCAACACTTATTAATACTCTCACTAAAGCTGACCAGGTAGTCAGGGACAGTCTGTTTACTACACTTGATCCTTTAAGTCGTTCTGCTAAATTCAAGAATCATCAAAAGTTTATATTTTCTGATACTGTTGGTTTCCTAGATAGACTGCCGCATGGCCTGATTGAGGCGTTTAAGGCAACACTGGAAGAGGTGAAGCAGGCGCAGCTGCTTATTCATGTTTTGGATATTAGTTTTGGCCAATATGCAGAAAGGGCACAGGCAGTCAATAGGGTTCTAGATGAGCTGCAGGTCCAGGATAAGCCTTTGATTACAGCTTTAAATAAAATAGATAGATTAGAAGATAGAACCTGGCTTGGCAGGTTAAAAAGGGATTTCAAAAACCCTGTTGCGATATCTGCTGCTTCTGGCGAGGGTCTGGAAGAATTAAAGGACTTAATTACAGCAGAGTTTAGTTGCAATTTGAAAAATATGAAATTAAGCCTGCCTTTAGATAAAATGCATGTTGTGGATTTGATTTATCGGGAGGGCAATGTCGAAGATATTCGTTATACCCAGAGAGAGATTGAAATTAATGCGAACTTACCCTTAAATTTAGCGGAGGCATTAAAGGGATATGAAAAGAAATAA
- a CDS encoding prepilin-type N-terminal cleavage/methylation domain-containing protein, translating into MRLGIKHKTFNKNNEQAFTLLELIIALALLAIFASAAVSRFVDLANKSLDIQENASMASVRAAVLAYYGKYGALPQTAPFCSGTAISHWGFGGTIYCQGTMEEMLLENPPDWKENSYGDGLHRWGMCNVNWAVGSCPADPHSGWWIFCPHATDTSVTACNIWLLYFGGPCAGRIIKNPGGPYGSCQGHM; encoded by the coding sequence ATGAGATTGGGAATAAAACATAAAACATTTAATAAAAACAATGAGCAAGCTTTTACGCTTTTAGAATTAATCATTGCCTTGGCATTATTAGCCATCTTTGCCTCAGCAGCAGTTTCCCGATTTGTTGATCTTGCTAATAAGTCACTGGATATTCAGGAGAATGCATCGATGGCTTCGGTGCGCGCAGCAGTACTTGCCTATTATGGTAAGTATGGAGCCCTGCCGCAAACTGCTCCTTTCTGTAGTGGAACTGCAATATCGCATTGGGGATTTGGTGGCACTATCTATTGTCAGGGTACTATGGAGGAGATGTTGTTAGAAAACCCTCCGGATTGGAAAGAGAATTCTTACGGAGATGGCCTTCATCGCTGGGGGATGTGTAACGTGAATTGGGCAGTGGGAAGTTGTCCTGCAGATCCTCATTCTGGTTGGTGGATTTTCTGTCCGCATGCGACCGATACTAGTGTTACTGCTTGCAATATTTGGTTGCTTTATTTTGGCGGTCCTTGTGCCGGCAGGATTATAAAGAATCCGGGCGGTCCATACGGAAGCTGTCAGGGGCATATGTAA
- a CDS encoding type II secretion system GspH family protein, with protein sequence MRAIIIQPVLIKNNKNAFTLLELIIVLALLAIVVSAAVARFVDVASRSLDIQENATIAALRSAILLYRADTGSWPTCPPFMDDADVSGAAWNWWMDQGCGFARSANEVMMQNSPPHAWNSYGGAGKWGICKSPGTCSGAACVYQIWCPHGSLGPPKTGNYWEYNVSTGSLVKDPTYPGHQ encoded by the coding sequence ATGAGAGCGATAATAATACAGCCTGTTCTTATCAAAAATAATAAAAATGCCTTTACGCTTTTGGAGTTAATCATTGTTTTGGCATTATTAGCTATAGTTGTTTCTGCTGCTGTTGCCAGATTTGTTGATGTAGCTAGTAGGTCACTGGATATTCAGGAGAATGCAACAATAGCTGCTTTACGTTCAGCAATTTTGTTGTATCGGGCTGATACTGGAAGTTGGCCAACTTGTCCTCCTTTTATGGATGATGCAGATGTTAGCGGAGCTGCTTGGAATTGGTGGATGGATCAAGGTTGTGGTTTTGCCCGAAGTGCAAATGAAGTGATGATGCAGAATTCTCCGCCACATGCTTGGAATTCTTATGGCGGGGCAGGTAAATGGGGTATATGCAAGAGTCCGGGTACATGTTCAGGGGCAGCGTGTGTTTATCAAATCTGGTGTCCACATGGTAGTTTAGGACCGCCAAAGACTGGCAATTACTGGGAATATAATGTTAGTACTGGCAGTTTAGTAAAGGACCCTACTTATCCTGGTCATCAATAA
- the grpE gene encoding nucleotide exchange factor GrpE, giving the protein MKHKDEEKQKAEVTISEEEYAKLKEDSSKKSEYWDKFLRQQAEFENFRKRLDKEKSQFLKYANETIILELLTVLDDLERLISLAETHKQDFETFLKGVEMILAHLYELLKKQGVKPIDAKDKKFDPLFHEALMSVESDKDEDSKIIEELQKGYILDDRVIRTAKVKVAKKSGVKDIGPEENK; this is encoded by the coding sequence ATGAAACATAAAGACGAAGAAAAGCAAAAGGCAGAGGTTACTATCAGCGAAGAAGAATACGCGAAATTAAAAGAGGATTCTTCTAAAAAGAGCGAATATTGGGATAAATTTCTGCGTCAACAAGCTGAGTTTGAAAACTTTAGAAAGCGCCTTGATAAAGAGAAGAGTCAATTTTTAAAATATGCCAATGAGACGATTATATTAGAGCTTTTGACTGTCCTGGATGATTTAGAAAGACTCATTTCATTGGCTGAGACACACAAACAGGATTTTGAAACATTCCTAAAAGGCGTAGAGATGATTTTAGCCCATCTCTATGAACTATTAAAGAAACAGGGCGTTAAGCCGATTGATGCAAAAGACAAAAAGTTTGATCCACTTTTTCATGAGGCGCTTATGAGCGTTGAATCAGATAAAGATGAAGATAGCAAAATAATTGAGGAACTTCAAAAAGGATATATCTTAGATGATAGGGTTATTCGTACAGCTAAGGTTAAGGTGGCAAAGAAATCAGGGGTCAAAGACATAGGGCCTGAAGAAAATAAATAG
- the dnaK gene encoding molecular chaperone DnaK, protein MAKVIGIDLGTSNSAAAVMEGSRPVIIPSAEGAGVASGKAFPSVVAFTKDGQRLVGEPARRQAAINPEGTIMAAKRRMGEDFKFKAYDKEFTPQQVSAFILQKIKADAEAFLGEEVKEAVITCPAYFDDNQRTATKDAGEIAGLKVLRIINEPTAACLAYGLQKADKEQKIMVFDFGGGTLDVTIMEMAQGVFEVKSTHGDTHLGGTDMDNVLLDYIAEQFKRENGIDLRNDKMAMQRLREAAEKAKVELSSTVATDINLPFITADATGPKHLTMSITRAKLEELVMPIVEKCKGPLEIAFSDAKFSGSDIDRIIMVGGPTRMPCVQKFLEDFVGKKIERGIDPMECVALGAAVQSAIIKGDMKDVLLLDVTPLSLGIETLGGVSTKLIERNTTIPTKKAQIFSTAADNQTAVTIRVLQGERQMASDNVELGRFDLVGIPPAPRGVPQVEVAFDIDANGIVHVNAKDLGTGKEQSIKITAPKKLSKEEIEKMVKEAEKFSDQDVKKKEEVETRNQADTLLYSTEKSLKEFGDKINDADKKGIQTKLDSLREALKGSDIGVIKTKTEELTKASHKLAEAVYKEAAKRQQATGPSAHPAGDTKASEQKAEEGPKKAKEEDIIEAEYKEEGEKKS, encoded by the coding sequence ATGGCAAAGGTAATCGGAATTGATTTAGGTACTTCAAATTCAGCCGCAGCTGTTATGGAAGGCTCAAGGCCTGTTATAATTCCGTCTGCTGAAGGCGCAGGTGTGGCCAGTGGTAAGGCATTTCCTTCTGTTGTTGCCTTTACAAAAGACGGCCAGCGTCTTGTAGGCGAGCCAGCTCGTCGGCAGGCAGCAATAAATCCTGAAGGTACAATTATGGCTGCCAAAAGAAGGATGGGTGAGGATTTTAAATTTAAGGCCTATGATAAGGAGTTTACACCTCAGCAGGTTTCAGCATTTATCCTGCAGAAGATAAAGGCTGACGCAGAGGCCTTTCTTGGTGAAGAGGTTAAGGAAGCAGTTATAACCTGTCCTGCCTATTTTGACGATAACCAGAGAACAGCAACAAAGGATGCGGGTGAAATTGCAGGGTTAAAGGTTTTAAGAATTATAAATGAACCTACTGCTGCCTGTCTTGCCTATGGGTTGCAAAAGGCAGACAAAGAGCAGAAGATTATGGTGTTTGATTTTGGCGGCGGGACCTTAGACGTCACGATAATGGAGATGGCACAAGGCGTATTCGAGGTCAAATCCACCCACGGTGATACACACTTGGGCGGCACAGATATGGATAATGTGCTTCTCGATTATATAGCAGAGCAATTCAAGCGCGAAAACGGTATTGATTTACGCAACGACAAGATGGCGATGCAGAGATTGCGGGAGGCAGCTGAGAAGGCAAAGGTTGAACTTTCCAGTACCGTAGCTACTGACATAAATCTGCCGTTTATTACCGCAGATGCTACTGGTCCTAAACATTTGACGATGTCAATAACCAGGGCTAAATTAGAAGAATTGGTTATGCCAATCGTAGAAAAATGTAAAGGCCCCTTGGAAATCGCATTTAGTGATGCGAAATTTTCTGGCAGTGATATTGATAGAATCATTATGGTGGGCGGACCAACGCGAATGCCCTGTGTTCAGAAATTCCTCGAAGATTTTGTGGGCAAAAAGATTGAGCGCGGTATTGATCCTATGGAATGCGTTGCCTTAGGTGCTGCAGTTCAGTCAGCAATAATTAAAGGGGATATGAAAGATGTCCTGCTTTTAGATGTTACGCCATTGTCTTTAGGTATTGAGACCTTAGGTGGAGTATCTACCAAGCTTATTGAGCGTAATACAACCATTCCCACTAAGAAGGCTCAAATTTTTTCTACAGCAGCAGATAATCAGACAGCAGTTACGATTAGGGTCTTGCAGGGCGAACGCCAAATGGCTAGCGACAATGTCGAGCTGGGAAGATTTGATTTAGTAGGGATTCCTCCTGCTCCGCGTGGCGTGCCACAGGTAGAGGTTGCTTTTGATATTGATGCCAATGGTATTGTGCACGTTAACGCAAAAGATTTAGGCACAGGAAAGGAACAGTCCATCAAGATCACTGCTCCTAAAAAGCTCTCTAAAGAAGAGATCGAAAAGATGGTTAAGGAAGCAGAGAAGTTTTCTGACCAAGATGTAAAAAAGAAAGAAGAGGTAGAGACGCGTAATCAGGCAGATACTCTTTTATACTCCACTGAGAAATCATTAAAGGAGTTCGGCGATAAGATTAATGATGCGGATAAAAAAGGAATCCAGACAAAACTTGATAGTCTACGTGAAGCGCTTAAGGGTTCAGATATAGGCGTGATCAAGACCAAGACGGAGGAATTGACCAAGGCATCGCATAAATTAGCCGAGGCAGTATATAAAGAGGCAGCAAAGAGACAGCAGGCCACTGGCCCGAGTGCGCATCCAGCAGGAGATACCAAGGCTAGTGAGCAGAAAGCCGAAGAAGGGCCTAAGAAGGCAAAAGAAGAAGATATTATAGAAGCTGAATATAAAGAAGAAGGCGAGAAAAAGTCCTGA
- the dnaJ gene encoding molecular chaperone DnaJ, translating to MMTTQGDYYAILGVSRNATTDEIKKSYRNLAMKYHPDRVVDSEKKQAEEKFKEISEAYAVLSDSSKRSLYDQYGHAGIDQRYSTEDIFRGADFGSIFKDFGDFGSGGGSSIFEELFGGFDIFGSSGRRRTRGSGRRRGSDLHYELEISLEEAASDTQKVISVPRLELCKDCKGQGIKPGTKRKTCPNCKGAGQIARSSGFFSIATTCGHCQGAGTIITNPCSICSGGGYISKTKRIEVKIPAGVDTGNRLRLSGEGDAATGGRGDLYITVYVKSHSIFKRQENHIIFKLDISFIKLILGSSVVVPTLNGKVTMKIPPGTQTGKVFRLRGKGIKDLRGLCQGDELVVVNVTIPTNLNRQQRKLLEEYAKITSEDSSFTEKIKRVFE from the coding sequence ATGATGACCACACAAGGCGATTATTATGCAATTTTGGGCGTTAGTCGTAATGCCACAACCGATGAGATTAAAAAATCATATCGGAATCTGGCTATGAAGTATCATCCAGACAGAGTAGTTGATTCAGAGAAAAAGCAGGCAGAGGAAAAGTTCAAGGAGATTTCAGAGGCCTATGCTGTTCTTTCTGATTCCAGTAAACGCTCTCTCTATGACCAGTATGGACATGCAGGAATAGACCAGAGATATAGTACTGAAGATATATTCCGCGGTGCAGATTTTGGTTCTATCTTCAAAGACTTTGGAGATTTTGGCTCTGGCGGCGGCAGTTCTATCTTTGAGGAATTATTTGGTGGATTTGATATCTTTGGCAGCTCAGGCCGCAGGAGAACAAGAGGTAGCGGGCGTAGGCGCGGAAGTGATTTACATTATGAATTGGAGATCAGCCTGGAGGAGGCAGCTTCTGACACTCAGAAGGTAATAAGTGTGCCGCGTCTTGAGCTGTGTAAGGATTGTAAGGGCCAGGGAATAAAACCAGGCACGAAGAGAAAGACGTGTCCAAACTGTAAGGGTGCAGGTCAAATTGCACGCTCAAGCGGCTTTTTTAGCATAGCAACTACATGCGGCCACTGTCAAGGAGCAGGCACTATTATAACCAATCCCTGTTCAATCTGTAGCGGAGGAGGCTATATCAGTAAAACTAAGAGAATCGAGGTAAAGATTCCGGCAGGGGTGGATACAGGCAATAGGTTACGACTAAGTGGCGAGGGAGATGCTGCAACCGGCGGCAGAGGTGATTTGTATATAACTGTTTATGTAAAGTCTCATTCGATATTTAAGCGTCAAGAAAACCACATTATTTTCAAACTTGATATTAGCTTTATTAAATTGATCTTGGGTTCTTCAGTAGTAGTCCCGACTCTAAATGGTAAAGTAACAATGAAGATTCCTCCCGGAACTCAGACCGGAAAGGTATTTAGGCTTCGCGGTAAAGGTATTAAGGATTTACGCGGACTATGTCAAGGAGACGAACTAGTTGTTGTTAACGTTACTATCCCCACTAATTTAAACAGACAACAACGCAAATTGCTAGAGGAGTACGCTAAGATAACGAGTGAAGATTCTTCTTTTACTGAAAAGATTAAGAGGGTATTCGAGTAA
- a CDS encoding zinc ribbon domain-containing protein — protein MPTYEYRCKNCKHEFELFQAMSDAPVKKCPKCKKLSARRLISAGAGIIFKGSGFYATDYKKKSPPQEKNNAPTGAKEDCNRCSHGRNNCPNYKK, from the coding sequence ATGCCGACATACGAATATAGATGTAAAAATTGCAAACATGAATTTGAGTTGTTTCAGGCAATGTCTGATGCACCGGTAAAGAAATGTCCTAAGTGCAAAAAATTAAGTGCCAGGCGCCTGATTTCAGCTGGGGCTGGTATTATCTTTAAAGGAAGCGGGTTTTACGCCACTGATTATAAAAAGAAGAGTCCGCCTCAGGAAAAGAATAATGCCCCTACTGGTGCTAAAGAAGACTGTAATAGATGCAGCCATGGTCGGAATAATTGCCCAAATTATAAAAAATAA
- a CDS encoding VanZ family protein → MLKKTVIDAAMVGIIAQIIKNNIGQGLRIFLKKQNTKFAISTLKDETFSDARGYSSLRSQVALWLPVLAYAAFIFYLSSLSDTGSLIEFPFLDKILHTLEYSILGFLFMRAFSNFKPKFKIEDAFAFSVIFSFLYAISDEIHQIFVVARSASLPDAIFDLIGASLGAYFYYRRISYDRYKSI, encoded by the coding sequence GTGCTAAAGAAGACTGTAATAGATGCAGCCATGGTCGGAATAATTGCCCAAATTATAAAAAATAATATTGGCCAGGGACTTAGAATATTTTTGAAAAAACAAAATACTAAATTTGCCATCTCTACACTAAAGGATGAGACGTTTTCCGATGCAAGAGGCTATTCTTCTTTAAGATCTCAAGTAGCGCTCTGGCTTCCGGTTTTAGCATATGCTGCTTTTATATTTTATCTGTCATCACTTAGCGATACTGGTTCTTTAATAGAATTTCCTTTTCTTGATAAAATATTGCACACACTAGAATATTCAATCCTTGGCTTTTTGTTTATGCGTGCATTTTCTAACTTTAAACCTAAATTCAAGATTGAAGATGCGTTTGCTTTTTCAGTTATCTTTTCTTTTTTGTACGCAATAAGCGATGAGATTCATCAGATCTTCGTTGTCGCAAGAAGCGCTAGTCTCCCTGACGCTATATTCGATTTAATCGGAGCTAGCCTAGGCGCTTATTTTTACTACCGCAGGATATCTTATGACCGATATAAAAGCATTTAA
- a CDS encoding DUF1015 domain-containing protein: MTDIKAFKGFIYNQKKIKNLSDVACPPYDVISEKELTELYKMNNFNFVKLLLAKNVRKKNKRVLNRYANAKQTFARWLKEDILISDTKDAIYFYLQEFTFKGERKSRLGFISLMRLRDQKQSTVYPHESTRKEPKDDRYALLRSVRANLSPIFTLFSDDERRINMIFENYLMRQKPMLALRDKEGDVHKIWPLREPKLIKRLQDYIQGKSIVIADGHHRYEVACDFRNAMLRPKGNRRKFKTAAFNYIMTYFSDINSRGLTVLSIHRLLKKIPSNFLERLDEFFKIEKIKDQFQLRFLLAKAARYEHAFGLYVKGYFYLLRLKSEYIIDRLLEGDSKDYNRLDVVLLNKLIFKRLFSFNSADLVFIKDEEEAIAAVNKGTFAACFFLWPTKLEQIKTIALNNERMPPKSTYFYPKLLSGLLIHKF, translated from the coding sequence ATGACCGATATAAAAGCATTTAAAGGATTCATCTATAACCAGAAGAAGATTAAGAATCTTTCCGATGTAGCTTGTCCGCCCTATGATGTTATCTCGGAAAAAGAACTAACTGAGCTTTACAAAATGAATAATTTTAATTTCGTGAAGCTACTTCTGGCTAAAAATGTGCGCAAAAAAAATAAAAGAGTACTTAATAGATACGCCAATGCAAAGCAGACATTTGCAAGATGGTTAAAAGAAGATATCTTAATTAGCGATACCAAAGATGCCATATATTTCTATTTACAGGAATTCACTTTTAAGGGTGAGCGAAAAAGCAGATTGGGTTTTATTTCATTGATGCGGCTTAGGGATCAAAAACAGAGTACTGTTTACCCGCATGAGTCAACCCGTAAGGAACCAAAGGACGACCGTTATGCCTTGTTGAGGTCAGTTCGGGCAAATCTAAGTCCCATATTTACCTTATTTTCCGATGATGAACGACGCATTAACATGATATTTGAAAATTACCTTATGAGACAAAAGCCAATGCTTGCACTTCGCGATAAAGAAGGTGACGTTCATAAAATTTGGCCATTGAGAGAACCAAAATTAATTAAGCGTCTACAAGATTATATACAGGGTAAAAGCATTGTTATTGCTGATGGTCATCATCGTTATGAGGTTGCCTGTGATTTCAGGAATGCGATGTTGCGACCTAAGGGCAATCGGCGAAAGTTTAAGACCGCAGCATTCAATTATATTATGACCTATTTTTCAGATATAAATTCTCGCGGACTTACAGTTTTATCCATCCACAGGCTTTTAAAGAAGATACCGAGTAATTTTCTGGAAAGATTGGATGAATTTTTTAAAATTGAAAAGATTAAGGATCAATTCCAGCTTAGATTCCTTCTGGCAAAGGCAGCGCGTTATGAACATGCCTTCGGACTCTATGTAAAAGGCTATTTTTATTTATTGCGTTTGAAAAGCGAATATATTATTGATAGACTTCTGGAAGGAGACTCCAAGGATTATAATCGCTTGGATGTGGTATTATTGAATAAGTTGATTTTTAAAAGGCTTTTTTCTTTTAACTCTGCTGATTTGGTTTTTATCAAGGACGAAGAAGAGGCTATTGCCGCAGTCAACAAGGGAACATTTGCGGCCTGTTTTTTCTTATGGCCGACTAAGTTAGAGCAAATTAAGACGATTGCCTTAAATAACGAGAGGATGCCGCCCAAGTCCACGTATTTTTACCCCAAGCTTTTGAGCGGTCTGTTGATTCATAAATTCTAA